In Lysinibacillus sp. FSL M8-0337, the following proteins share a genomic window:
- a CDS encoding magnesium transporter, which produces MPEVETKAKTITVREAMELAIKPHELVPWEKMDPSAQIVVVENKEDLNELVIKKDAYYDVSGYTSYSFIYEVTFIYSELRAKQLLAYLKKNIREEQIVELWRVWIGHDENDLHIPYVNVNYEELSLNHLVQMYNPNHEKFKEQHCIVIERYNNQYDKKG; this is translated from the coding sequence ATGCCAGAAGTGGAAACAAAAGCGAAGACGATTACTGTTAGGGAAGCTATGGAATTAGCAATCAAACCACATGAGTTGGTACCTTGGGAGAAGATGGATCCTAGTGCCCAAATAGTAGTAGTTGAAAATAAAGAGGACTTAAATGAGTTGGTCATTAAAAAGGATGCTTACTATGATGTCAGTGGATATACAAGTTATTCATTCATTTATGAAGTTACTTTTATATATTCGGAATTGAGGGCAAAGCAATTACTGGCGTACCTAAAGAAAAATATTAGAGAAGAGCAAATAGTGGAATTATGGAGGGTGTGGATTGGTCATGACGAGAATGATCTACATATACCGTATGTTAACGTTAACTACGAAGAGCTATCTCTTAATCATCTGGTACAAATGTACAATCCGAACCATGAAAAATTTAAAGAACAACATTGTATCGTAATAGAAAGATACAATAATCAATACGACAAAAAAGGTTGA
- a CDS encoding CPCC family cysteine-rich protein, which produces MKYTCPCCGYKTLDEEPPGTYDICTICFWEDDGVQWDDPDWEGGANLPSLRQAQKNFMVFGACEERCMEFVRKPNDKDEKDLNWKQLI; this is translated from the coding sequence ATGAAATATACTTGTCCTTGTTGTGGATATAAAACATTAGACGAAGAACCCCCAGGAACTTATGACATATGTACAATTTGTTTTTGGGAAGATGATGGCGTTCAATGGGATGACCCTGATTGGGAAGGAGGAGCTAATCTTCCATCCTTAAGGCAAGCCCAAAAAAACTTTATGGTATTTGGGGCTTGTGAAGAAAGATGCATGGAGTTTGTCAGAAAACCTAATGATAAAGATGAAAAAGATCTTAATTGGAAACAGTTAATTTAG
- a CDS encoding S66 peptidase family protein, whose translation MIKYPRLEKDATIGVTAPSSGVPEGLHEMFKQSCERLKSKGFHIICGDTVWTQEKAKSASAEKRADEFNEMMSADHINIIIPPWGGELLIEILDKIDFEQIKNKWVVGYSDISALLLAITLKTGIATAHGTNLVDLRGEYSDDTTAMWQAVLSTNSGESVLQYSSSKYQKEWQHNAPSPCVFHLTEQTYWKTVSNQQVQIQGRLLGGCIDVIRHLIGTAYGDVQTFRKQHISGEPVLWYLENCELNTPDLKRSLVQMKLAGWFEQCAGIMFGRSDANTPVNNYTVEDVYKELSDELGIPIIYDVDCGHVPPQITFINGAYAKVEVVEGKGIVLQNFK comes from the coding sequence ATGATCAAATACCCGCGCTTAGAAAAAGATGCAACAATAGGAGTCACGGCACCTTCATCAGGGGTTCCGGAGGGGCTACATGAGATGTTTAAACAATCCTGTGAGCGTCTGAAATCGAAAGGTTTTCATATTATTTGTGGTGATACGGTTTGGACTCAAGAAAAAGCTAAATCAGCTTCTGCCGAAAAACGGGCGGATGAGTTTAATGAAATGATGAGTGCCGATCATATAAATATCATCATTCCTCCATGGGGTGGGGAACTGTTAATTGAAATACTTGATAAAATTGATTTTGAACAGATAAAAAACAAATGGGTAGTAGGATATTCAGATATCAGTGCATTATTATTAGCAATTACATTAAAAACAGGTATAGCTACTGCTCATGGTACTAATCTTGTAGATTTAAGAGGCGAATATTCAGATGACACTACTGCCATGTGGCAGGCTGTATTATCGACTAATAGTGGGGAATCTGTCCTGCAATATTCATCATCTAAATATCAAAAGGAATGGCAACACAATGCTCCCTCGCCATGTGTTTTTCATTTAACAGAACAAACTTATTGGAAAACTGTGTCCAATCAACAAGTACAGATACAAGGCCGTTTACTTGGCGGATGTATAGACGTGATTAGACATTTGATTGGGACAGCTTATGGTGATGTCCAAACCTTTAGAAAACAACATATCAGTGGGGAGCCTGTGTTATGGTATTTAGAGAATTGTGAATTAAATACACCAGATTTAAAAAGGTCATTAGTTCAAATGAAGCTTGCTGGTTGGTTTGAGCAATGTGCAGGGATTATGTTCGGTCGAAGTGATGCGAATACGCCTGTAAATAATTACACAGTGGAAGATGTTTATAAAGAGCTGTCTGATGAGCTTGGGATACCTATTATTTATGATGTGGATTGTGGTCATGTTCCTCCACAAATAACTTTTATCAATGGTGCTTATGCTAAAGTAGAAGTAGTAGAGGGCAAAGGAATTGTTTTGCAAAACTTTAAGTAA
- a CDS encoding DUF202 domain-containing protein, protein MENHPYNHAEIEMKQLKYAQQHLANERTYLAWI, encoded by the coding sequence ATGGAGAATCACCCTTATAATCATGCAGAAATAGAAATGAAGCAATTAAAATATGCCCAGCAACATTTGGCAAATGAAAGAACATATTTAGCATGGATTTGA
- a CDS encoding DUF2231 domain-containing protein, which yields MPLHPSVVHFPIALLLTATVIEVINLFLKKEYLFKTSTILFVTGFVTGLVSFMTGDGAEEFAEQKWGEVIESTVELHENMALLSLILFGAIAILKLFGQKLKINTKWVLTLVVILGIIGSSTLAYTGHLGGKMVYESEKSSYTNHSELPDRD from the coding sequence GTGCCACTACACCCATCCGTTGTGCATTTTCCAATTGCATTATTATTAACAGCAACAGTAATTGAAGTCATCAATTTGTTTTTAAAGAAAGAATATTTATTTAAGACAAGTACTATTTTGTTTGTAACTGGTTTTGTAACCGGTTTGGTTTCTTTTATGACAGGTGATGGAGCAGAAGAATTTGCTGAACAAAAATGGGGAGAAGTTATAGAATCGACAGTTGAATTACATGAAAATATGGCTTTATTATCTCTAATATTGTTTGGTGCGATTGCAATATTAAAATTATTTGGTCAGAAACTGAAAATTAATACAAAATGGGTCTTAACTTTAGTGGTGATTTTAGGTATCATAGGTTCTTCTACATTAGCTTATACAGGTCATTTGGGAGGAAAGATGGTGTATGAAAGTGAAAAATCAAGTTATACAAACCATTCCGAATTGCCAGATCGGGATTAA
- a CDS encoding translation initiation factor 2 has translation MNRHKKNPQQNLGTTEIEIARLAYIGASIATLGDGLSAVAAGLALNALEKSNNQDPQNQNSDKSKDVDNLQKQIDQIIIELKQVKKMMQ, from the coding sequence ATGAATAGACATAAAAAGAATCCACAACAAAATCTAGGTACGACGGAAATCGAAATAGCAAGACTAGCATATATCGGAGCATCCATCGCAACGTTGGGCGACGGTCTTTCTGCAGTTGCAGCAGGTCTAGCTCTAAATGCTTTAGAAAAATCAAATAATCAGGATCCTCAAAACCAAAATAGTGATAAATCGAAAGACGTAGATAATTTGCAAAAACAGATAGACCAAATAATCATTGAATTAAAACAAGTGAAAAAAATGATGCAATAA
- a CDS encoding ferritin-like domain-containing protein — translation MQYAVQPTSNNQFIVNLVKAINGEYNAIRFYEHLAQLAPNEDVKNRILEIRKDEMRHYQGFAYMYTALTGQHPSPQITEPLPLNFKNGILTAFKDEQEAVEFYHRVARQYNIPYISNQFSSNASDEQNHAVWFLFFISQY, via the coding sequence TTGCAATACGCAGTACAGCCAACTTCAAATAATCAATTTATTGTCAATCTTGTTAAAGCCATTAATGGCGAATATAATGCGATTCGATTTTATGAGCACTTGGCTCAACTTGCTCCAAATGAGGATGTTAAAAACCGTATTTTAGAGATAAGAAAAGATGAAATGCGACATTACCAAGGTTTTGCTTATATGTATACCGCCCTTACCGGTCAACATCCTTCTCCACAAATAACAGAGCCGTTACCATTAAATTTTAAAAACGGAATTCTAACTGCATTTAAAGACGAACAAGAAGCGGTCGAATTTTATCATCGTGTGGCTCGACAATATAATATTCCTTATATTAGTAACCAATTTAGTTCAAATGCTTCAGACGAACAAAATCACGCAGTTTGGTTTTTATTCTTTATAAGCCAATATTAA
- a CDS encoding DUF4085 family protein, which translates to MFFLTRERQEVFNAAQVYPFEEAFDAEFENHLYEHLSLYVGVLPKKFQQEIIERTLFRNNTLMEEFEEWCNVTIEQFTTKSHAIYDKRKALVECFNPSAQTVFSQSFHDGEILNAAQQGTNFTLLLDMSGGFTVESIVQLVFQNAQTEGHLEGYYVYDELIKIEDRFELRVLSSFGSPYAEWTISFTDVTAKYLYRPAVYIEPGEIATWDDYVIALNQDDKYYIVKDMHFVEIDLANLSQKDNGIYAGGELLGDTFEEARERIYCATHENPYAHFSEPIPTDELSLAMFDLDQNIRVRAFNTIFALGEEVAYIVNDTLRKVESADENMYFCIMASHFDQLGCLEDDVKLKWLRE; encoded by the coding sequence ATGTTTTTCTTAACACGTGAACGACAGGAAGTATTTAACGCAGCACAGGTATATCCATTTGAGGAAGCGTTCGATGCTGAATTTGAAAATCATTTGTATGAGCATTTAAGCCTGTATGTAGGAGTCTTACCGAAAAAGTTTCAGCAGGAAATTATTGAACGAACTTTATTTCGAAATAATACTTTAATGGAAGAATTTGAAGAATGGTGCAATGTGACAATTGAGCAGTTCACAACTAAGAGTCATGCTATTTATGACAAGCGTAAAGCACTTGTTGAATGCTTTAATCCGTCCGCACAAACCGTTTTTTCACAGTCATTTCATGATGGTGAAATTTTGAACGCTGCGCAACAAGGAACTAATTTTACGCTTCTATTGGATATGAGCGGCGGGTTTACAGTCGAATCAATTGTCCAGTTAGTGTTTCAGAATGCACAAACAGAGGGTCATCTTGAAGGTTATTACGTGTATGACGAATTAATAAAAATTGAAGATAGATTTGAATTACGAGTATTATCAAGTTTTGGTAGCCCTTATGCCGAATGGACAATTTCCTTTACAGATGTGACAGCAAAATACTTATATCGTCCTGCAGTTTATATTGAACCTGGAGAAATCGCTACATGGGACGATTATGTAATTGCGCTAAATCAAGATGACAAATACTATATTGTAAAAGATATGCACTTTGTAGAAATTGATTTAGCTAACCTTTCGCAAAAAGATAATGGGATTTATGCTGGAGGGGAATTACTAGGTGATACCTTTGAGGAGGCAAGAGAGCGAATTTATTGTGCTACTCACGAAAATCCGTATGCGCATTTTAGTGAGCCTATTCCGACGGATGAGTTGTCATTGGCTATGTTTGATTTAGACCAAAATATACGAGTTCGCGCCTTCAACACAATTTTTGCACTAGGAGAGGAAGTTGCATATATTGTTAATGATACGCTACGTAAAGTCGAAAGTGCAGATGAAAATATGTATTTTTGCATTATGGCAAGCCATTTCGATCAACTCGGTTGTTTAGAGGATGATGTAAAACTGAAATGGCTTAGGGAATAA
- a CDS encoding HAMP domain-containing sensor histidine kinase produces the protein MKLKKKYQLLLLTVIGSVPLSVVVISVFVTIIYNHFSTDTETQFYESKAYPIMLGLFIVSFFALAILFSKSINTLIKRINVLNQTIMELASDDKKRLQKIPYARNDELGDLTNAVNLLIDRTISKEIEIQQQERMKQELLTQLRHDINTPLTAMRLQLYTIERDFSQHQDIFNSLNEQINYISKLSNEYDFERLSRVDNSYVIMEKVDVPKLLNTIILKWNFLYKVNQISIVLNDCATNCQWRSNEIWLHRLFDNIFQNTLRHAACDTLEITLQKNLIIFKDNGIGFNVEEKGTGLRIIEDICRVLDLQSTIQSNEKGTQVTISYAQY, from the coding sequence ATGAAACTAAAAAAGAAATATCAACTATTGCTATTGACGGTTATAGGCAGTGTGCCTCTTTCTGTTGTGGTGATTAGTGTTTTCGTAACCATAATCTACAATCATTTTTCAACTGATACAGAAACCCAGTTTTATGAGTCAAAAGCCTATCCAATTATGCTAGGATTATTTATCGTTAGTTTCTTTGCTTTGGCTATTCTGTTCTCTAAATCCATTAATACATTAATTAAACGGATCAATGTATTAAACCAAACGATTATGGAGTTAGCGAGTGACGACAAGAAGAGGCTTCAAAAGATTCCTTACGCTAGAAATGATGAATTAGGGGATTTAACCAATGCAGTAAACCTCCTTATTGACCGGACGATATCAAAGGAAATTGAAATACAGCAACAGGAGCGAATGAAACAAGAACTTTTAACGCAGTTGCGTCATGATATTAATACACCTTTAACAGCGATGCGCTTACAACTGTACACAATCGAACGTGATTTTTCACAACATCAGGATATTTTCAATTCTTTAAACGAACAAATAAACTATATTTCAAAGTTATCCAATGAATATGATTTTGAGCGTTTATCTCGTGTTGATAATTCATATGTAATCATGGAAAAAGTAGATGTGCCAAAACTTCTAAATACAATTATTTTAAAGTGGAATTTTTTATATAAAGTCAACCAAATCTCTATTGTGTTAAACGATTGCGCAACTAACTGCCAATGGCGCAGTAATGAAATTTGGTTGCACCGCTTATTTGATAATATCTTCCAAAATACATTGCGTCATGCAGCATGCGATACATTGGAAATCACGTTGCAAAAAAACTTGATTATCTTTAAGGATAATGGGATTGGGTTTAATGTGGAGGAAAAGGGCACTGGTTTACGCATCATCGAAGATATTTGTCGAGTGCTTGATCTACAGAGTACAATCCAATCCAATGAAAAAGGTACTCAAGTGACCATAAGCTATGCGCAATATTAA
- a CDS encoding response regulator transcription factor, whose product MKNSEEGTRILFTILLVEDDKMIGSLLENILQEEGYNVIWLENGASIYTVIKQVDIVIMDIMLPGEDGYQISMRINQLGHNIPIIFLTARSDIESKLRGLEIGEDYMVKPFDPRELLMRIKNKLVASYGIHKQIQHLSVDVTHMRVLNKQHQKEVELTAIERKIFFYLYENADFILSKEQFMEYLWPLEDRNLNLINVYIKKLRSKIDDRDGVIIQNVYGEGYRMNTHMKQ is encoded by the coding sequence TTGAAAAATAGTGAGGAAGGAACGAGAATATTGTTTACAATTTTACTGGTAGAAGATGATAAAATGATTGGAAGTTTATTAGAGAATATACTGCAAGAAGAAGGGTATAACGTAATCTGGTTAGAAAATGGAGCTTCAATATATACCGTTATAAAGCAAGTCGACATTGTCATTATGGATATTATGCTACCCGGTGAGGACGGCTATCAAATTTCCATGCGCATTAATCAGTTAGGGCATAATATTCCTATCATATTTTTAACTGCAAGAAGTGATATTGAGAGTAAATTAAGAGGGCTTGAAATTGGCGAAGATTACATGGTAAAACCATTTGATCCGAGGGAATTATTAATGCGAATAAAAAATAAATTAGTTGCTTCTTACGGCATTCACAAACAAATACAGCATTTATCAGTGGATGTTACGCATATGCGTGTCCTTAATAAGCAACATCAGAAAGAAGTCGAATTGACAGCCATTGAAAGGAAAATATTCTTTTATCTCTATGAAAACGCAGATTTTATTTTATCTAAAGAACAATTCATGGAATACCTTTGGCCGCTAGAGGATCGTAATTTAAATTTAATTAACGTATATATTAAAAAGCTACGCAGCAAAATTGACGATCGAGATGGTGTAATTATTCAAAATGTATATGGAGAAGGGTATCGTATGAATACCCATATGAAACAATGA
- a CDS encoding alpha/beta hydrolase, which translates to MKKIMKWFTVSFCILLIVLSVSVFSFHKFKENKESSLLENNTGKLIDFNGKKMNVYSEGQDNDTFVFMAGLAVAAPMYELKSLYHHFSKEDKIAVVERAGYGYSDVFNDDRDIDVILEQTREALMKSGNKPPYILVPHSISGIEAIYWAQKYPKEVKAIVALDIGLPSQYIKHPVGFAEKIFMKAGNALSDLGFQRVFPTLAYNEAVLEKDFLTPKEKEIFKAISNKQGINNDMQQEMLHAVNNSKKSAALPIPKTTPILFIDAYLDKNSEAAKASLKDYQDFAKQLDISNIIQIKSKHSIYLYHSTEIYEETQQFLQEMVEK; encoded by the coding sequence ATGAAAAAAATTATGAAGTGGTTTACAGTAAGTTTCTGTATATTATTGATTGTGCTTAGCGTCTCTGTCTTTAGCTTCCATAAGTTCAAAGAGAATAAAGAAAGTTCGTTATTAGAGAATAATACGGGCAAACTAATCGATTTTAACGGGAAAAAGATGAATGTTTATTCTGAAGGTCAGGACAATGATACATTTGTATTTATGGCTGGCTTAGCAGTAGCAGCACCGATGTATGAATTAAAAAGCTTGTATCATCATTTTTCAAAAGAAGATAAAATAGCCGTTGTGGAAAGAGCAGGATATGGGTATAGTGATGTATTTAACGACGATCGGGATATAGATGTAATACTAGAACAAACGAGGGAGGCACTTATGAAAAGCGGCAATAAGCCCCCTTATATTTTAGTACCACACTCTATTTCAGGAATCGAAGCCATCTATTGGGCGCAGAAATATCCAAAAGAAGTAAAAGCCATTGTGGCGTTAGATATAGGTTTACCATCACAATATATCAAACATCCCGTAGGTTTCGCAGAAAAGATTTTTATGAAAGCAGGGAATGCTTTAAGTGATTTAGGATTCCAAAGAGTATTTCCGACTTTAGCATATAACGAGGCCGTCTTAGAGAAAGATTTTCTGACTCCAAAAGAAAAAGAAATATTTAAAGCGATATCTAATAAACAGGGAATCAACAACGATATGCAACAAGAAATGCTACATGCCGTAAATAATAGTAAAAAGTCTGCGGCATTACCTATTCCGAAAACGACCCCAATTTTATTTATTGATGCTTACCTTGATAAAAATTCTGAAGCTGCTAAAGCATCACTAAAAGACTATCAGGATTTTGCTAAGCAGTTAGATATTTCGAATATAATTCAAATAAAAAGCAAGCACAGTATTTACTTGTACCATTCTACTGAAATCTATGAAGAAACCCAACAGTTCTTGCAGGAGATGGTTGAAAAATAG
- a CDS encoding DUF3955 domain-containing protein has product MLKSPKSIILFIASKFAPVTVQENGMKDEPYFFVTPIGALLFFIMLVYFLITQKQSLFNYIVYSQSHESLI; this is encoded by the coding sequence ATGCTTAAATCACCAAAAAGCATCATTTTATTCATCGCTTCAAAGTTTGCGCCTGTCACTGTACAGGAAAATGGCATGAAAGACGAGCCGTACTTCTTCGTAACGCCAATCGGTGCTTTGCTTTTTTTCATCATGCTTGTCTATTTTTTAATCACTCAAAAGCAAAGTTTGTTTAACTATATAGTTTATTCGCAAAGTCACGAATCGTTAATTTAA
- a CDS encoding methyl-accepting chemotaxis protein: MKKKNLQLRSISGKLMLLITTIILVTVVIIGSTSYLVAKNQLLESGQRELQSIVKGAYTSLELINEEVESGKITLAEGKEKARIILNGPVNENGDYDYKKSDFTYKENGYILAFDEDLVLQLHPSKVGRAPTDELNRNNREKIVAGGKAKNEEDRYVVYSDKQPDGSFKDKTAYTEYFEPWGWTIGIAVFQDEFYAGLNILQYIIFGTTVVLIILSSFVFYLGIRRKIHTLKEVAETSAKIADGHIMVTNLPESNDEIGQLAVAFNKMSQQLRTLVENTKNTSDQLLDSATNLSAISEETSASSDEVGRAITEIATGTQEQAHDLDKINQTVELLSSSIDTTEEQSKVMYDITKHAEKITSEGIEIVQQLQKSNNDSLVASQKVSYEITNLNSKINQITQVMETIETIAEQTNLLALNASIEAARAGEYGRGFSVVADEIRKLAEQSKNATHQVQGVVLSIVSETTKTVETVEVTMDTAKKLNDDVVLTQSKFNQMSDSVKQIVESILAVNKEMDMMTSYNKLMSEGIESASSVSEQTAASVQEIASSIDEHIKAIADVANAAEKLTELNRELNAVMEGYTL, translated from the coding sequence ATGAAGAAGAAAAATTTACAGTTACGAAGTATCTCAGGGAAGTTAATGCTACTTATCACAACTATTATACTTGTCACAGTTGTGATTATCGGCTCAACAAGTTATTTGGTTGCCAAAAATCAGCTCTTAGAATCCGGCCAAAGAGAACTACAAAGCATTGTTAAGGGGGCCTATACTTCATTAGAATTGATTAATGAAGAAGTAGAAAGTGGCAAAATAACACTAGCGGAAGGGAAAGAAAAAGCGAGAATTATTCTAAATGGACCAGTAAATGAAAACGGAGATTACGATTATAAAAAATCCGATTTTACTTACAAAGAAAATGGTTATATATTAGCTTTTGACGAGGATTTAGTATTACAACTCCACCCTTCTAAAGTAGGTAGAGCTCCTACCGATGAACTTAACAGAAATAATCGAGAAAAAATAGTTGCAGGCGGCAAGGCCAAAAATGAAGAAGATCGCTATGTCGTTTATTCGGACAAACAGCCAGATGGTTCTTTTAAAGATAAAACAGCCTATACAGAATATTTTGAGCCTTGGGGTTGGACTATTGGAATTGCTGTTTTTCAAGATGAATTTTATGCAGGATTAAACATTTTACAATATATTATCTTTGGTACAACAGTTGTACTCATTATTTTAAGTTCATTTGTGTTTTATTTAGGTATTCGGAGGAAAATACATACTCTGAAAGAAGTAGCTGAAACATCAGCAAAAATTGCTGACGGACATATAATGGTTACCAATCTACCTGAATCAAATGATGAAATTGGACAACTTGCGGTTGCTTTTAATAAAATGTCACAGCAATTACGTACGCTCGTCGAAAATACTAAAAATACTAGTGACCAATTATTGGATTCAGCGACTAACTTATCAGCAATTTCAGAAGAAACATCTGCTAGTAGTGATGAAGTTGGCAGAGCAATTACCGAAATTGCTACTGGCACGCAAGAACAAGCCCATGATTTAGACAAGATTAACCAAACAGTTGAGCTATTATCAAGTTCTATCGATACCACGGAAGAGCAAAGTAAAGTTATGTACGACATTACAAAACATGCAGAAAAAATAACATCCGAGGGAATTGAAATAGTTCAGCAATTACAAAAATCAAACAATGATTCATTAGTAGCATCACAAAAAGTCAGTTATGAAATTACAAATTTAAATAGTAAAATAAATCAAATCACGCAGGTAATGGAAACAATTGAAACAATTGCAGAACAGACAAATTTACTAGCTTTAAATGCGAGTATTGAAGCAGCAAGAGCAGGTGAGTATGGTAGAGGATTTTCAGTTGTTGCCGATGAAATAAGGAAACTAGCAGAACAATCTAAAAATGCTACTCACCAAGTACAAGGAGTCGTTTTGTCCATTGTTTCAGAAACTACTAAAACAGTTGAAACTGTAGAAGTAACAATGGACACTGCTAAAAAGTTAAATGATGATGTTGTTCTAACACAAAGTAAGTTCAATCAGATGTCTGATTCTGTTAAACAAATTGTGGAATCGATTTTAGCAGTAAATAAAGAAATGGACATGATGACATCCTATAATAAGTTGATGAGTGAAGGAATCGAAAGTGCGTCCAGTGTATCAGAACAAACGGCTGCTTCAGTACAGGAAATTGCATCTTCCATAGATGAGCATATTAAAGCAATTGCAGATGTTGCAAATGCTGCTGAAAAGCTAACGGAATTAAATCGCGAATTAAATGCTGTAATGGAGGGATATACTTTATAA
- a CDS encoding DUF6241 domain-containing protein produces the protein MQRKTKSAIVLIAVLVIFGGIFGYIKFTEQLGKPTPEKEKAAVGHVEVTIKDNTVSEAKENIPYPDDLEEFKMRNIIHNMSHQKVKTENDIKIGNTQITQAKVDRLLEIAKLNMKLYDNGDVYIKILERWSGGDFSNAVEDHNSIWEMQNGEVGKAIRLLTPEEEKSHIKFYFTKPLKPENSAQ, from the coding sequence ATGCAGAGAAAAACAAAGTCGGCAATTGTTCTCATTGCAGTATTAGTTATTTTTGGAGGAATTTTTGGTTACATCAAATTCACTGAACAGTTGGGGAAACCTACTCCCGAAAAAGAAAAAGCAGCCGTTGGACATGTTGAAGTAACGATAAAAGATAATACTGTTTCTGAAGCAAAAGAAAACATACCATATCCTGACGATTTAGAAGAATTTAAAATGAGAAACATTATCCATAACATGTCCCATCAAAAAGTCAAAACTGAAAATGACATAAAAATAGGAAATACGCAAATAACACAAGCTAAAGTAGACCGATTGTTAGAAATAGCAAAACTCAATATGAAACTTTATGACAATGGCGATGTATATATAAAAATATTGGAGAGATGGTCGGGAGGCGACTTTTCTAATGCTGTTGAAGACCATAATTCTATCTGGGAAATGCAAAATGGAGAGGTTGGAAAAGCGATTCGTTTATTAACGCCCGAAGAAGAAAAATCACACATCAAATTTTATTTTACAAAACCATTAAAACCCGAAAATAGTGCTCAATAA
- a CDS encoding DNA/RNA non-specific endonuclease, with protein MKKKLNYLILLVTSIFIVGCTNVEDASVTVKETNSQEVTTTTVTEKTASENTATQTKDELFKGYKLIEVDGGDLSGHREPNVVVDIGFGDRHYYAFTNEAGQLVRVIADEIVLQDDRTEPVTSAGRYYADEAKVPGVERADLDEGHIIADSLGGVSNAYNITPQNSTLNRHGDQAYMEDAIRKAGGATNFEAIITYPNKETQIPSHYKYTYTLKGNKIVDEFANGNPDEINKSLGLTESKSTNANKAPSSNKSNASNGTEDISSVDTDGNGQVTIKEAKAAGYSMPITREHWLYKYMQDRDNDGMVGE; from the coding sequence ATGAAAAAGAAATTAAACTATTTAATCTTACTTGTTACTTCCATTTTTATTGTTGGTTGTACGAACGTAGAAGATGCATCCGTTACAGTGAAAGAAACAAATTCACAAGAAGTAACAACAACTACGGTAACAGAAAAAACAGCATCAGAAAATACAGCAACTCAAACAAAAGATGAACTATTTAAAGGGTACAAACTGATTGAAGTGGATGGTGGCGATTTGTCAGGACATCGCGAACCTAACGTCGTCGTTGACATTGGCTTTGGGGACCGTCATTACTATGCATTTACGAATGAGGCAGGGCAATTGGTTCGTGTTATTGCTGACGAAATCGTTCTACAAGATGACCGTACAGAACCCGTAACGTCAGCTGGCAGATACTACGCGGATGAAGCAAAAGTTCCTGGTGTAGAAAGAGCAGATTTAGATGAAGGACATATTATTGCAGATTCCCTTGGTGGGGTATCAAACGCTTATAATATTACGCCACAAAATAGCACCCTTAATCGACATGGTGATCAAGCATATATGGAAGATGCTATTCGTAAAGCTGGTGGAGCTACTAATTTCGAAGCTATTATTACATATCCTAATAAGGAAACGCAGATTCCTTCTCATTACAAATACACTTACACTTTAAAAGGAAATAAAATTGTAGATGAGTTTGCTAACGGCAACCCTGATGAAATAAATAAATCTCTAGGATTAACTGAAAGTAAATCAACTAACGCAAATAAGGCACCAAGTTCGAATAAGTCCAATGCTTCGAATGGCACTGAAGATATTTCGAGTGTTGATACAGATGGAAATGGACAAGTGACGATTAAAGAAGCAAAAGCAGCAGGTTATAGTATGCCAATAACGCGTGAACACTGGTTGTACAAATATATGCAAGACCGTGATAACGACGGTATGGTAGGGGAATAA